DNA from Hominilimicola fabiformis:
AGTTCGTAGAAGCACATAGCGGTAATAAAAAGAAAGTGTCTATTTACGGTCAGGAATACACAAATACCACTTTCAAACTGGCAAAAATGAATTTGGCTATCCGTGGTATTTCTGCAAATCTTGGAGAGATGGCAGCCAATACATTTACCAACGACCAGCACAAAGACCTTAAAGCAGATTTCATTATGGCAAACCCACCTTTCAATCAGAAGCAGTGGAGAGCCGAAAATGAGCTTGTAGACGACCCTCGTTGGAACGGATATGAAGTTCCGCCAACAAGCAACGCAAACTATGGTTGGATACTGAATATTGTTTCCAAACTCTCTCAAAACGGTGTGGCAGGTTTCCTTCTTGCCAACGGGGCCTTGTCTGATGACGGAACAGAGCTTAAAATAAGAAAGCAGCTCATTGAAAACAATCTCGTGGAAGCTATCATCATTCTTCCGAGAAACCTTTTCTATACAACCGACATCAGCGTTACTCTTTGGATTCTGAATAAGAATAAAAAAGCCCAAACTGTTGAACAGAACGGAGTTTTAAAACACTACCGCAATCGTGAAAAAGAAATCCTTTTTATGGATTTAAGACAAATGGGCAGTCCTTATGAAAAGAAATATATTGAGCTTACCGACGAGGACAGAACAAAGGTAACATCTGTCTATCACGCATGGCAGCAAGAAGGATACGAAGAAACATATCAGAATGTTCCTGAGTTCTGCTATTCTGCATCATTTGAAGAAGTTGAGGAAAAAGGCTTTACCCTTGTTCCGAGCCGATATATTGAATTTGTAAACAGGGATGAAAATATTGATTTTGATACAAAGATGAAAACTTTGCAGTCAGAATTAAAAGAATTGCTGATAGCCGAAGAAAAATCAAAGGCAGATTTACTTTCGGTATTCAAGGGGTTAGGCTATGAAATTAAATTATAAATTAGGCGAATTGATACGAAACATAGATGTGAAAAACAAAGACTTGCATTGCAACAATTTAAAAGGTCTAAGCATGACAAAAGAGTTTAGAGCATCAACTTCAAATATTGTTGGTACAGATCTTTCAAAATATAAAATTGTAGCTTATAAACAATTTGCGTGCGATTTTATGTCTGCTATACGAGTTCACAAAATGCCTATTGCTTTTAACTCAGAAATGGAAGAAATTCTTGTTTCACCTGCGTATGCTGTTTTTGAGGTTATTGATGAAAATATAATCCTTCCCGAATATTTGATGATGTGGTTTAGAAGAAGTGAATTTGATAGATATGCCGATTTTAGAAGTGATGCAGCAATTCG
Protein-coding regions in this window:
- a CDS encoding type I restriction-modification system subunit M: MARAAKPKKEISMEEALWKSADKLRGSVEPAEYKHVVLSLFFLKFASDKFEECRNKIIATHGEKYADMKPFYTQENVFYLPEESRWKYIIENAKQDDIALKIDTALYTIEKNNPALKGALPDNYYSRLHIDTAKLASLLDEINRINTDDKENDIIGRVYEYFLSKFALAEGKGKGEFYTPKCIVNLIAEMLEPYDGILYDPCCGSGGMFVQSIKFVEAHSGNKKKVSIYGQEYTNTTFKLAKMNLAIRGISANLGEMAANTFTNDQHKDLKADFIMANPPFNQKQWRAENELVDDPRWNGYEVPPTSNANYGWILNIVSKLSQNGVAGFLLANGALSDDGTELKIRKQLIENNLVEAIIILPRNLFYTTDISVTLWILNKNKKAQTVEQNGVLKHYRNREKEILFMDLRQMGSPYEKKYIELTDEDRTKVTSVYHAWQQEGYEETYQNVPEFCYSASFEEVEEKGFTLVPSRYIEFVNRDENIDFDTKMKTLQSELKELLIAEEKSKADLLSVFKGLGYEIKL